Proteins from one Streptomyces sp. NBC_00289 genomic window:
- the pdxT gene encoding pyridoxal 5'-phosphate synthase glutaminase subunit PdxT — protein MTEAPVIGVLALQGDVREHLVALASADAVARPVRRPEELAEVDGLVIPGGESTTISKLAVLFGVMEPLRARVRAGMPVYGTCAGMIMLADKILDPRSGQETVGGIDMIVRRNAFGRQNESFEAAVDVDGVAGDPVEGVFIRAPWVESVGAATEVLAEHAGHIVAVRQGNALATSFHPELTGDHRVHGLFVDMVRANRTAESL, from the coding sequence ATGACCGAAGCACCTGTCATAGGCGTCCTGGCCCTCCAGGGCGACGTACGGGAGCACCTCGTCGCCCTGGCCTCGGCCGACGCCGTGGCCAGGCCGGTGCGGCGTCCCGAGGAGCTCGCCGAGGTGGACGGCCTGGTCATCCCCGGTGGCGAGTCGACCACCATCTCCAAGCTGGCCGTCCTCTTCGGTGTCATGGAGCCCCTGCGCGCACGCGTGCGCGCCGGTATGCCCGTCTACGGCACCTGCGCGGGCATGATCATGCTCGCCGACAAGATCCTCGACCCGCGCTCGGGCCAGGAGACCGTCGGCGGCATCGACATGATCGTGCGCCGCAACGCCTTCGGCCGACAGAACGAGTCCTTCGAGGCGGCGGTCGACGTGGACGGCGTCGCGGGCGATCCTGTAGAGGGCGTTTTCATCCGGGCCCCCTGGGTGGAGTCCGTCGGCGCCGCGACCGAGGTGCTCGCCGAGCACGCCGGCCACATCGTCGCCGTCCGCCAGGGCAACGCCCTCGCCACGTCGTTCCACCCGGAACTGACCGGCGACCACCGCGTGCACGGCCTCTTCGTCGACATGGTGCGCGCGAACCGGACAGCGGAGTCCTTGTAG
- a CDS encoding YebC/PmpR family DNA-binding transcriptional regulator, translating to MSGHSKWATTKHKKAVIDAKRGKLFAKMIKNIEVAARTGGADVSGNPTLFDAIQKAKKSSVPNKNIDSAVKRGAGLEAGGADYETIMYEGYGPNGVAVLIECLTDNRNRAASDVRVAMTRNGGSMADPGSVSYLFNRKGVVIVPKGELAEDDVLGAVLDAGAEEVNDLGETFEVISEATDLVAVRTALQDAGIDYDSADANFVPTMQVELDEEGARKIFKLIDALEDSDDVQNVFANFDVSDEVMEKVDA from the coding sequence ATGTCCGGCCACTCTAAATGGGCCACGACGAAGCACAAGAAGGCCGTGATCGACGCCAAGCGCGGCAAGCTCTTCGCGAAAATGATCAAGAACATCGAGGTCGCGGCTCGCACGGGTGGCGCCGATGTGTCCGGCAACCCGACGCTGTTCGACGCCATTCAGAAGGCCAAGAAGAGCTCGGTCCCGAACAAGAACATCGACTCCGCGGTCAAGCGTGGCGCCGGTCTCGAAGCCGGTGGCGCCGACTACGAGACGATCATGTACGAAGGTTACGGCCCGAACGGTGTCGCGGTGCTCATCGAGTGCCTCACCGACAACCGCAACCGCGCCGCCTCGGACGTTCGCGTCGCCATGACCCGCAACGGCGGCTCGATGGCCGACCCGGGTTCCGTCTCGTACCTCTTCAACCGCAAGGGCGTCGTGATCGTCCCCAAGGGCGAGCTGGCCGAGGACGACGTCCTGGGCGCCGTCCTGGACGCGGGTGCCGAGGAGGTCAACGACCTCGGCGAGACCTTCGAGGTCATCTCCGAGGCCACCGACCTGGTCGCGGTCCGCACCGCCCTCCAGGACGCCGGCATCGACTACGACTCCGCCGACGCCAACTTCGTCCCGACCATGCAGGTCGAACTCGACGAAGAGGGTGCCCGGAAGATCTTCAAGCTGATCGACGCCCTCGAGGACAGCGACGACGTGCAGAACGTCTTCGCCAACTTCGACGTGAGCGACGAGGTCATGGAGAAGGTCGACGCGTAA
- the ruvC gene encoding crossover junction endodeoxyribonuclease RuvC — protein sequence MRVLGVDPGLTRCGVGVVEGVPGRPLTMLGVGVVRTPTDAELGLRLVAVEQGIEQWLDEYRPEFVAVERVFSQHNVRTVMGTAQASAVAMLCAARRGIPVALHTPSEVKAAVTGSGRADKAQVGAMVTRLLRLSAPPKPADAADALALAICHIWRAPAQNRLQQAVALHASKGRTA from the coding sequence GTGCGCGTACTCGGTGTGGACCCGGGACTGACCCGGTGCGGTGTCGGCGTCGTCGAGGGCGTTCCCGGGCGACCGTTGACCATGCTGGGCGTCGGCGTCGTACGCACGCCCACGGACGCCGAGTTGGGCCTGCGCCTGGTCGCCGTCGAGCAGGGCATCGAACAGTGGCTGGACGAGTACCGCCCCGAATTCGTCGCCGTCGAGCGGGTGTTCAGCCAGCACAACGTACGGACCGTGATGGGCACCGCCCAGGCCAGCGCCGTCGCCATGCTCTGCGCCGCCCGCCGCGGCATTCCCGTCGCCCTGCACACCCCCAGCGAGGTCAAGGCCGCCGTCACCGGCAGCGGCCGCGCCGACAAGGCCCAGGTCGGCGCGATGGTGACCCGGCTGCTGCGGCTGAGCGCCCCGCCGAAGCCCGCCGACGCCGCCGACGCCCTCGCGCTGGCCATCTGCCACATCTGGCGCGCCCCCGCCCAGAACCGACTCCAGCAGGCCGTCGCCCTGCACGCATCGAAAGGCCGTACGGCATGA
- the ruvA gene encoding Holliday junction branch migration protein RuvA, with protein MIAFVSGPVAALAPDSAVVEVGGIGIAVQCSPNTLSGLRMGRPAKLATSLVVREDSLTLYGFADDDERQTFELLQTASGVGPRLAQAMLAVHAPDALRRAVATGDEKALVAVPGIGKKGAQKLLLELKDRLGEPLGAPAVGTAVTSGWRDQLHAALIGLGYSTREADEAVTAVTPQAEAAEGAVQVGQLLRAALQTLNRAR; from the coding sequence ATGATCGCCTTCGTGAGCGGCCCGGTCGCCGCCCTCGCCCCGGACTCCGCGGTGGTCGAGGTGGGCGGGATCGGCATCGCCGTCCAGTGCTCGCCGAACACTCTCTCCGGGCTGCGGATGGGCCGGCCGGCCAAGCTGGCCACCTCCCTCGTCGTCCGCGAGGACTCACTGACGCTGTACGGCTTCGCGGACGACGACGAGCGGCAGACCTTCGAGCTGCTCCAGACCGCGAGCGGCGTCGGCCCGAGGCTCGCCCAGGCGATGCTCGCCGTCCACGCGCCGGACGCGCTGCGCCGGGCCGTCGCGACCGGTGACGAGAAGGCCCTCGTCGCCGTTCCCGGCATTGGCAAGAAGGGCGCCCAGAAGCTGCTCCTGGAGCTGAAGGACCGGCTGGGTGAGCCGCTCGGCGCACCCGCTGTCGGTACGGCGGTCACCTCCGGCTGGCGCGACCAGCTGCACGCCGCCCTGATCGGCCTGGGCTACTCGACCCGCGAGGCCGACGAGGCCGTCACCGCGGTCACCCCGCAGGCCGAGGCGGCCGAGGGCGCCGTGCAGGTGGGCCAGTTGCTCAGGGCGGCCCTGCAGACGCTGAACCGAGCCCGCTGA